In the genome of Paenibacillus pabuli, the window AAGCGCCAGAGCAGACCTACCATCTCCACATCGTTTAATGACAAAGATTGAATCTTCATACCTTCCTCATCTCCTTCGTACATCACTGAACCAGGACAACGAAATCAAATCTGTACCCCTAACACAAAAAGAGGCTGTCACAGGGACGAGCCTCTTTCTGTCCGGCCTGACCGGATGGATTAGCGGTTCAGTACATCTGTAAGCAGTTGATTGGCTAGGCCTGGATTGGCTTTGCCTTTGCTTTCTTTCATGACTTGACCAACAAGGAAGCCAATGGCCTTCTGCTTGCCCGCCTTGTAATCTTCCACGGATTGCGGGTTGTTCGCAACAACCTGCTCCACAATGGCAAGAATGGCACCTGAGTCACTAATCTGGACCAGACCTTTTTCTTCAACGATTTGTTGAGGAAGCTTGCCGCTCTCCAGCATTTCCTTAAATACCGTTTTGGCGATTTTACTATTAATTGTACCTTTTTCAAGCAGCCCAATCATCTCACCAAGACCTTGTCCAGTCAGTGGCACCTGAGTTACTTCCAGGTTACTGGTGTTCAAATATCCCAGCAAATCGCCCATGATCCAGTTGGATACGGCTTTTGCATCTTTGGTGTATTTCAGACTGTCTTCAAAAAGATCTGCTACAGCTTTAGAAGAGGTGATAACCTCCGCATCGTAACTAGGCAATCCATAATCCGCAGTATAACGGGCTTTACGCTCGTCCGGAAGCTCCGGTATGGAAGCTCTGATCCGTTCTTTCCAGGCTGCATCGATATGCAGCTTCACCAAGTCCGGGTCCGGGAAATAACGATAGTCATGCGCCTGCTCTTTACCACGCATCGACAGTGTTTTCCCTTGAGCTTCATCCCAGCGACGAGTTTCCTGAACTACTTCACCGCCGTCATCCAGGATCTCAGCCTGACGGAACTGCTCATATTCCAGACCACGCTGAACGCCGCGGAAGGAGTTCATGTTCTTCAGTTCCGCTCTTGTTCCCAGCTTCTCCTGTCCATGTGGACGCAAACTAATGTTGGCATCACAGCGCAGTGAGCCCTCTTCCATCTTCACGTCGGATACATCACAGTACTGCATGATTGCACGCAATTTTTCCAGGTATGCACGAGCTTCTTCCGGAGAAGAAATCTCAGGTTCAGACACAATTTCCACCAGCGGGGTACCCACACGGTTGAAATCGACCAAGGAAGCATAGCCGCCGTCAACGTGGGTAAGCTTCCCTGCATCTTCTTCCAAATGAAGACGCGTAATGCCGATTCGCTTCGTTTCACCGTTGACTTCAATATCGATCCAGCCGTTCTCACCGATCGGTTGATCGAATTGTGAAATCTGATAAGCTTTTGGTGAATCGGGGTAGAAGTAGTTTTTGCGGTCAAACTTGCTGACATCCGCAATGGTGCAATTAAGAGCCATGGCTGCTTTCATCGCATAATCTACAGCTTGGCGATTCAATACAGGCAATACGCCTGGATGTCCGAGACAGACCGGACACGTGTGTGTATTGGGCGGAGCTCCAAAGGCAGTGGAGCAGCCGCAAAAGATTTTGGAGTTTGTATGCAACTCGACATGGACTTCAAGTCCAACGACCGTTTCATATTTAGATGCGGACATTTCTATATTCCTCCGTTCCGGGCAGTCTACAGCTGCGGACGCTGCTTGTGGAATTCCGTATTTTGTTCAAACGCATGCGCTACGCGCAGTACAGTCGTTTCATCAAAAGCTTTACCGATTATCTGCATGCCGACAGGCAGTCCATCCGAGAATCCGCAAGGGATACTGATTGCTGGTACACCAGCAAGGCTGACAGGGATAGTCAAAATGTCGTTGAGATACATCGTAAGTGGATCATCAACCTGGGAACCGAGTTTAAATGCCGTTGTTGGCGCGGTTGGTCCGATGATGACATCATATTTGGCAAATACGTCGTCGAAATCCTGTTTGATCAACGTACGTACTTTTTGAGCTTTCAAATAATATGCATCGTAGTAACCCGAGCTGAGCGCATAGGTTCCAAGCATGATGCGTCGTTTCACTTCGGGACCAAAACCTTGACTACGAGACTGATGGTACAGATCCAGCAAGTTTTCCGGGTTGTCTGCACGAACGCCATAACGCACGCCGTCGAAACGAGCTAGGTTCGAAGAAGCCTCCGAGGAAGCAAGCAGGTAATACGTAGCCACCGCATATTCGGTATGCGGAAGGGATACTTCTTCCCAAGTTGCGCCGAGTCCTTCAAGGACTCTCAGGGCAGAAAGAACGGTTTCTTTAACTTGTGGGTCAACACCTTCACCAATGTACTCCTTCGGAACAGCAATGCGGAGTCCTTTGACATCCCCGGTTAGTCCGCTCAAGTAATCCGGGATATCCACTTTCGCGGATGTCGAATCTTTGGCGTCATAACCAGCAATGGCTTGCAGCACATAAGCAGAATCCTCGACATTTTTCGTCAAAGGTCCAATTTGATCCAGCGAAGATGCGAATGCAACCAGACCAAAACGGGATACGAGTCCGTAGGTAGGTTTCAAACCGACAACGCCGCAATAGGAAGCAGGCTGTCTGATGGAGCCCCCTGTATCTGATCCCAATGTGAAATAAGCTTCTCCTGCCGCAACAGCCGCAGCAGACCCACCACTGGAACCGCCTGGAACACGATCAAGTGCCCAAGGGTTACGTACTGGGTAAAAGCTTGAATTTTCATTGGAGCCGCCCATGGCGAATTCATCCATGTTTAATTTCCCGATCGTGACGGTATCTGCTGCTTTCAACTTCTCAACAACCGTTGCATCATACACAGGGTCGAAGTTGCGCAGAAACTGGCTGCCGCATGTTGTACGCAGTCCGTTTGTAACGATGTTATCCTTAATGCCAACTGGCAGACCAAAAAGCAAACCTTTTTCCTCGCCGCTGACGAGACGATCATCCAGTTGACGTGCACGAGCACGTGCTTGTTCTTCATCCAGTGCCAGATAAGCCTTAACCTTCTCATCCCGTTCACCAATGTTCTGATATGCCTGATTCACCAGATCGCTGACCGACAGCTCCTTGGCGTGCAGCTTGTTATGTATCTCCGGCAACGATTGTTCAAATAAACTCACGTAATTCGTCCTCCTTCCGGTTATCCGTTATTCCATTACAGCAGGCACTTTGAATTGCCCTTCTTCTTCTTCTGGTGCATTGCGCATAACCTGTTCAATTGACAGGCTTTCCTTCGTCTCATCATCACGCATCACGTTGCTGACGTGCAGCACGTGAGTGGTAGGTTCAATGTCATCAGTGTCCAGCTCATTCAGCTTCTCAGCATATTTTAAAATCGCGTTCAGCTGTCCTGTCAGGGTCTGTTCTTCTTCCGCAGTCAAATTAAGTCTAGCCAGCTTGGCCACGTGCTGAACGTCATTATTTGAAATACTCATGTCCGGATGCCTCCTTCATTCGTTCTAATTCCCGAAACCGCCGAAAACGAATCGTTCGTTTAACGGGCTAAAGTCCCAAGATAACTTTTTTCATTATAGGTGAGATAGTTCGACAATTCAATGCATAGGACTGTACTGACTTCTATTACGTAGAAAAAGGGTTCCAGTGATTTTTTAGACATCTGAGCAATGATATCCTTCCTGCGTGCCTCATCGCTATTAAGAATTCACTGTATTAATGATTGCTCCTAGTCTAAATTGGCAAAAAGGCAGTGCGAATTCGCTCTGCCTTTTTGCTGTATACATTACTAGTTATTCTTTAGATCAAGCCCGAGTGCTGCAATAACCGACGAATAAGCGCCGCAGTCTCTGCCCGAGTGATCATGGATTTTGGAGCAATGGTCGCGTTACTCCGACCAGATACAAGCCCGGATTGAAGACTGAACTCGACAGCTTCTCTCGCCCAATACGAGACCATATCCATATCTATATAGCGGGAGAGATCTTGGCCAGTGTCGATATCCAGCTTATGATCCAATCCGGTAAGCTCCATCGTCCGATTAATGATCATCATCGCTTCTTCACGGGTAATCTTCTGTGTTGGCCGGAATGTGCCATCTTTATAACCGTCGATCAGACCCAGGTCGGAAGCGGCACTTACTTCGCCTGCATACCAATCACTCGAACTTACATCGCTGAATCGGACGTTTCCTTCATTAGTTTGAAGTCCCAGTGCCCGCACGAGTACACCTGCAAATTCAGAGCGGGTAATGCTTTCATCCGGATTAAAGATCGTATCCGATATTCCACGGATAATCATTCGTGACCCCATATCCTCCACTTCCGTCTGCGCCCAGTGCCCTGCAACATCGGCAAATGTCCGCGGATTCCAGACGAGACCATACGCACTATTCGTCAAACTGTTGATTTGCGCATGATACACTCCATTGACTTGCGTGATTTTGGTCGGAACATGGCGCACGCTGCCG includes:
- the gatB gene encoding Asp-tRNA(Asn)/Glu-tRNA(Gln) amidotransferase subunit GatB, which gives rise to MSASKYETVVGLEVHVELHTNSKIFCGCSTAFGAPPNTHTCPVCLGHPGVLPVLNRQAVDYAMKAAMALNCTIADVSKFDRKNYFYPDSPKAYQISQFDQPIGENGWIDIEVNGETKRIGITRLHLEEDAGKLTHVDGGYASLVDFNRVGTPLVEIVSEPEISSPEEARAYLEKLRAIMQYCDVSDVKMEEGSLRCDANISLRPHGQEKLGTRAELKNMNSFRGVQRGLEYEQFRQAEILDDGGEVVQETRRWDEAQGKTLSMRGKEQAHDYRYFPDPDLVKLHIDAAWKERIRASIPELPDERKARYTADYGLPSYDAEVITSSKAVADLFEDSLKYTKDAKAVSNWIMGDLLGYLNTSNLEVTQVPLTGQGLGEMIGLLEKGTINSKIAKTVFKEMLESGKLPQQIVEEKGLVQISDSGAILAIVEQVVANNPQSVEDYKAGKQKAIGFLVGQVMKESKGKANPGLANQLLTDVLNR
- the gatA gene encoding Asp-tRNA(Asn)/Glu-tRNA(Gln) amidotransferase subunit GatA — translated: MSLFEQSLPEIHNKLHAKELSVSDLVNQAYQNIGERDEKVKAYLALDEEQARARARQLDDRLVSGEEKGLLFGLPVGIKDNIVTNGLRTTCGSQFLRNFDPVYDATVVEKLKAADTVTIGKLNMDEFAMGGSNENSSFYPVRNPWALDRVPGGSSGGSAAAVAAGEAYFTLGSDTGGSIRQPASYCGVVGLKPTYGLVSRFGLVAFASSLDQIGPLTKNVEDSAYVLQAIAGYDAKDSTSAKVDIPDYLSGLTGDVKGLRIAVPKEYIGEGVDPQVKETVLSALRVLEGLGATWEEVSLPHTEYAVATYYLLASSEASSNLARFDGVRYGVRADNPENLLDLYHQSRSQGFGPEVKRRIMLGTYALSSGYYDAYYLKAQKVRTLIKQDFDDVFAKYDVIIGPTAPTTAFKLGSQVDDPLTMYLNDILTIPVSLAGVPAISIPCGFSDGLPVGMQIIGKAFDETTVLRVAHAFEQNTEFHKQRPQL
- the gatC gene encoding Asp-tRNA(Asn)/Glu-tRNA(Gln) amidotransferase subunit GatC; this translates as MSISNNDVQHVAKLARLNLTAEEEQTLTGQLNAILKYAEKLNELDTDDIEPTTHVLHVSNVMRDDETKESLSIEQVMRNAPEEEEGQFKVPAVME